From the Burkholderia sp. WP9 genome, the window ATGCGCGGCGATCGAATCGGCCACCCGTCCGGAGCAACGCCATGCGCTCGCGCGGCTCGGCGAGTTCGCCGACACCGTCGCGCGTGCCGGACTCGGCTCGCCGGCGATCGTGGTGATCGGCGGTGTGGCGTCGCTCGCGCTGGCGCGCGCAGCGGCGCGGGCCGATGACGAAGCGCCTTGCGCAGACGGCGCGGCTACACAATGAAGACGCTGAGCGTGGGCATTGGTTGCCGTGCGCACAGCTCGGCCGAACAGATCGACGCGGCGGTGCGCGCCGCGCTCGGCGCGCATGCGTTCGATGAAATCGGCACCGTAGCGTCCATCGATACCAAAGCCCACGAAGCCGGCCTGCTCGAATTCTGCGCGCGTCATGCGCTGCGGCTGACATTCTTCGGCCGTGAACGGATCGCTGCGATGCCCGTGGCGGAGCCTTCGGCGGCAGCGCGTGAGCACCTCGGCGTGGATGGCGTGTGCGAGCCGTGCGCGCTGCTTGCCGCGACGGACGGACTCGGTGAATCCACCACGTCCGCAGC encodes:
- a CDS encoding cobalamin biosynthesis protein, with the protein product MKTLSVGIGCRAHSSAEQIDAAVRAALGAHAFDEIGTVASIDTKAHEAGLLEFCARHALRLTFFGRERIAAMPVAEPSAAAREHLGVDGVCEPCALLAATDGLGESTTSAAPRARLLVRKTVHAGVTVAIASTTA